The Ancylothrix sp. D3o DNA segment AATGACCCTTGATGCTGTTGCTTCGATTTTGCAACAAAAAGCAGTCAAGAGAAATCTGTCGTTAAAGATTTTTGACTATGGCAAAATTGAGCAAGCCAGCGGGAATCGCGTCAGACAAGAAATCACCCTAAAAAAAGGCATTGCTCAAGATATAGCCAAGCAAATTAGCAAATTGATTCGAGATGAATTTAAGAAGGTTCAAGCCTCGATTCAAGGCGATGCAGTGCGGGTTACTGCAAAAGATAAAGATGAGTTACAATTGGTGATTCAGCGCTTAAAACAAGAAGATTTGCCGGTGGCTTTACAGTTTACAAACTACCGCTAATTTTGCCGGCTTTTTCGTTCTGTGGCTCAGCCACAGAATGCAATTTTATAGGCTCAGCCTAGTGCATTACTAAAAGGTAAGCCTAACAGCTTATGGAGATGAAACCGGCAGCAAGTTTAAATAAAAAAATTGCTTATCTGGACTTTCTTAACCACGAGATAAAATTACCCTCCCTAACAGCCAAAAAGCCTTTAGTGAATGTTAGAAGATGCCGGCGCTACTTATCGGCATAATTTACAAGGCAAGAAAAAGTGCCCGTTTGCAAAGTTTTCCAGATTGGTTTGAATTTAAAGGCTCCGAAGAAAGCCGGTGTAAACAAATTGGTAACGCCGTCCCGCCGCTTTTGGCAAAAGCTTTAGCGGTTTATGTAAAAGCTTATTTAAAATTTCATCAAACCTCAACAAGAAATAAAGATAATTTACTTAATCACCCGATACAGCTATCTTTTAATTTTGTAGGAAAGCATACCTACAAAGCCCTTTAATCTATCAGAACCGGCATCAAAACTTTTTTTCTCTTAAAATTCAGATATACCCCAACCTATCAAACCCAAGATGAAACTTAAACACCTCCTCACCGGCACCCTCCTACTCACCCTCCTACTCACCCCCCCAGCAAACGCCCAAAGCCAACCAACCATCGAGCAAATTCTGCAAGCCTGCGCCTATCAACAAACACAAACTCTCCCCATGCCATTTACAGACATCCCAGACAACCATTGGGCACGGGAAGCCGTTATAAATATGTACTATTGTGGAGGCGTGCGCGGGCCAATAGCCGAAGCCGAATTACGCAGAGTACAACAACAAACCTCAGTAAATATCAAAACCTTATTATCCGCCCCCACCACCCTTAAAATAGACAATCGACAATATAACTTAGAAACCTATCTGTGGCGAGATTTCATGCCAATGACACCCCCCGATGGCACCCCCTTAATCGCCTCCCTTCGCCTCAGCGCAGCCGATGGTAAAATAGTCCCGAATTCCCTTAATGCTAACCGAATCTGGTTAATAGAAAACGGACAAATTCTTTGGGAAACAAACTTAGCAGACGAAAACCGGCAACCCCCATCAAATCAAATTAAAAGAATTGCTCGAAATGGCCCTAATTTGCAACCAGGCACCGCCGTTGATATAGTAGTTCAAGTCACAGACAACAAAAATCAAACTTATTTTATCAAAGCCAGCAAACAAATCATTCAACGCACAGATTAATTTCCCAATAAAAACCCTTATGAAAATTAAACCCCTTTACGAATTCCCCTTTTCTTGGCAAAACAAAACCCCCGAAAACATAACCAGCGATTGCCAATGGTTAGAATTAATTATTCGGACAAGCGCCCCCTTTTCCGAAGCCTGGATTAAAGCCAGAATAGTTCAACTCGCCTATCCCAACCCCCCCGGAAGTGTCCCTTCCGCCGACAATATCCCCACCTATGCCGGCTTAGAATCAGAAAGAGAAATTGTCCAAGCCATCCGCTCAATTTGTGACCTCAAACAATACCCCTGTTTAGCCGAAACTATAGACGAACAATATGTAACTCTTACCCTCAATAGTTGGAGATCAAAAAAATTTAGCCAAGCCGTAAGTCGCAACTTTGAAATTTATGCAGATCGCCTACACAACAACGTATTTTTAATAACAAGCACCGCCTCAATTTCCCTCCACGTTGAACGCCAACTTCCCCCCTTAGTTCGCTATCGACCACTTTTTAATATCCAAGAATTTGCCCAAATTATTAAACAAAAATCCTGTCAACGCCTCACCCTCAGAACACACGGCTACGCCAACAACTCCCGAAACTTTTATAAAGCCTTCATGGCAGAAGCCGACGCCCTAAACCGCACCAACAATCCCAGCCAAGAAAACACCGACACAGACGTAACCAGCCTTGACGAAAAACACTTTTATGTAGGCTATCATTGGCCGAGTGAACAACCAATAATTAGTCCGGGGTTGTGGGTAGACTTTCGCTATCATGCCAACATAGTCAGCAAATTTTTATTCGTCATTGCCCTATTTTCTCTCGCCTTTGGCACCATTTTATACCTATTATTAAAACTTTTTGTTATTCCCCTCCTCGTCTCCTTGGGAACCTTTTCCAGCGTAGCAGAACTCGGAAAGGCAATAAACTTTAGCAACACCGTCGATATAGCCGTTTCGTTGTATTGGATCATCCCCGCAATCTTCGTATTGTGGGCAATTTTCATGCAGATATTACGAGTCGTTGCCTACCAAAGAGATCGCTATCGCGCCCTCCATTATGGAGCCCCCGATTTAGGCGAATTCTTCTGGCGATTAGATAAAGCCCTCACCACCCAAGAAAAACGCAATCAAACAAAAGAAAAAATATCAAATATCGAAGAACCGCTTCCCCCACCCCCAAAAAAATCCCGAATTATTGTAAACTTAATTGGGCATAGCATGGGAGGATTGCTATTAGTAAACGTCTTGAGACTTTTAGCCGACCGATTTGGTAAAGATGACCGAGGCTCCCTAGAACCCGATTTTATCACCATTACCACCGAAGAAGGACAAGAATTAAGAGCACGCCCCGAAAACGAAGACGACTCCGACTCCATAGGCGAACATTTATTGCTCGATAAACTTATCTTAGCCTCCCCAGATATTCCCCTAGAATTTTTACGCGAAGGACGCAATAACTATGTGCGTTCAGCCATGCGCCGGTGCCGGCAGATATATTTATTTTCCAGTGACCGCGACATTGTACTGCGCTACCTCGCCACCTTGGGCAACTGGTTTAGTGAACCCAGCATTGAAATGTCAGGCTATCGACTTGGCAACGTTTTTTTACAACGAACCAGTCCAAAAGATCCGACTTCTAGCTACCGGCTGTTAATTCGTAATATGTTTCATCCTCGTTCCGCCGTTAAAGCCACCTCCGCCTACGATTTATTTCAAAAATTTAACTATATCGACTGCTCAGAAATGCAGGGAGTTAACGGCGTAAATCTTCCCCTCAACCCCATCACCGCCCTCCCCATTGACATCCTCAACGCCGTCTTTTATGCCTTCAAAATTGACCCACACGGCGGTTATTTTTTCACTTTCACCCCATCTTTTGCCATCATTAAACTCCTAATCACCCTAGAAGATGCCTCAGACACAAATATCAATTTGCAAATTAACACCCTCATCGAAAAAACTAAGCTCAGATTTTTAGCCAGCCAACCTTTTATGACTCCTCCCCCTCCATTGAGCCAAACTTTAAATGTATCTAAAGAAACGTAGAAACCGCCAACAAAAAATCTACTATCAGCATTCAACAAGATAGTAATAGTTTAGAAACCTCTATTGACTGTTGAAAGTCTGGGCTGATTTGATGTGGATAGTTGATCTGGTTTTGAGGGATTTTTTAACCGCAGATGAACGCAGATGAACGCAGATGGGCTATCTGTTTTGGTTTTAGGTTGTTGGGTTTTTTATGGATAAGATTTTTTGTTACAGAGGAAGTTATTGGTTACGACGCTGACGTAAGATAAATTCAGCAATTGCTAAATCTACTGGGGTTGTGACTTTTAAGTTTGTTTCTTCTCCTTCTACGACACTCACCGGCAAACCACACAACTCAAACAAAGCTGCATCATCTGTCACTTCCCAACCCAAACTACGGCCTTTTTCGTGACACTGTTTTAAAAGATTTACTTCAAAACCTTGGGGAGTTTGGGCCGCCCAAAGATTGCGCCGGTCTGGCGTATCCCGAATTACAAGCGCCTCATCAACAACCTTAATCGTATCTTTGACCGGCACCGCCGCCACTAACCCCTGACAACCCAAAAGCGCCTCAGCACAGCGATCAAACAAACTGGGAGTCCCCAAACACCTCGCGCCGTCATGGATTAAAACCCGCTTGGCATCAGCCGGCAACCCTTGTAAACCGTTATAAACCGACTCTTGACGAGTTTCCCCCCCCGCAATCAACACCACCGGCAACCGCAAAGAAACCATCGCCAAAATTTCCTCAAAAGCCGGCCAATCCGAAGGCTGGCCAATAATACCCACCCATTCAATCGAATCACTCGCCCCCACCGCCGCCAGAGTCCAAGCCAAAATCGGTTTACCCAACAAACTCAATAAAAGCTTATTGCGGTCACTGCCCATCCGGCGGCCCATTCCCGCTGCTGGAATCAATAAATGCACAACTTACTCCTTTGTAAAAAAAACAACTAGGGCGTACTTACCCCGCTAGTGGGTAGCGCCGTTCGCGCAGCGCCCTCTAGGGATAACGCCGTGATTGCCCCACACAGGGGTTATCTCCAGATGAGTGTTAGCCAAACTCGATCTACCACACAAATTACCTATCAACCTATAGAATAAGACTTTGGCAAGCTAAATCAACCACAATGCGAATACTGGCACTTGTCCCCGGTGGAATTGGCGACCAAATCTTATTTTTTCCAACCCTGGAAGACCTCAAACGGTCATACCCAAACGCCAAAATAGACATTATCGCCGAACCGCGATCCAAAGCGGCCTACCGCGTTAATAAATACTTTCACGACAAATCCCTCAACGTCGTTAACTTCGACTTCAAAGACCGCAACGGTCTAGCAGACTGGGGAAACTTGTTAGGAATCATGCGCGATGTCGAGTATGATGCCGTACTCTCCTTGGGACAAATACCCACCCTTGGCCTACTTTTATGGTTAACCGGCATCCCCAAACGAGTCGGCTACAACACGGCTGCAAGCTGGTTTCTTACCAACAGCCTCCCCCTGAAAACCGACCAATATAAAGCCGAAACATACCATGATCTCCTGCAAGGTTTTGGTATCACCACAGCTTGTCCCAATCTCTCAGTCACCCTCCTCAAAGAGGATATCGCCTGGGCCGAAAGAGAACAGCAAAGACTAGGTATCAAAAACAGCGGCTATATTCTGTTGCACAGCGGCGTGACTCAAGTCACTAAAACCAACGGCATTGACCAAATTTATCCCGTCAACAACTGGCAAAAAATTATTCAAGACATCCAAAAACGCCAGCCTCAACTGCCGGTGGTTGCCATCAAAGGCCCAGAAGATGAAGAATTAGTCAGCGAACTTTTGCAGGCTTGTCCGGGGCTAAAACTCACCTCCCCGGAAAATGTCGGCGAGTTAGCAGCCATGATTGCCGGTGCAAACTTAATGATCTGCACTCCAGGCACCCCCATGCACCTAGCCGTCGCAGTCCAAACTTATACCATCGCCTTATTGGGCCCCAGCGAACCGAAACAACTGTTGCCAAACAGCGATAAATACATCGGCATTCAATCTAATACCGCTGCAATGGCTGATATCTCACCCGAAACAGTTATTAAGAAAATTTGGGGAGAAAGTTAAAACCATAGGCTTTTGGCCATTGGGGAAAAATCAAACGCCCGAATTTTTCCCCAATACCGCCCTATGCTTCGATTTTGGCCAAGCCACCGCATTTTTACAGATATAAGTTCATCTAGTCACAAGCACCTACAGCAAAAATCAGGGAATCTACGGATATATTTTTTTCCCACAAAAGACAAACTAGATTTAGGGTATTAAGCAAAGGTTGGAGAACTACTTCCTCACCGGCTGATTTAGACACAAATCACCCACAGACCGGAGGACGTGTTTTAGCTGCTCAAAAAACAGCAAACAACCTAGTA contains these protein-coding regions:
- a CDS encoding YajQ family cyclic di-GMP-binding protein, with protein sequence MASTYSFDIVSDFDRQELVNAVDQTVREVSSRYDLKDTKTTVELGDTAITINTASEMTLDAVASILQQKAVKRNLSLKIFDYGKIEQASGNRVRQEITLKKGIAQDIAKQISKLIRDEFKKVQASIQGDAVRVTAKDKDELQLVIQRLKQEDLPVALQFTNYR
- a CDS encoding DNA cytosine methyltransferase gives rise to the protein MPALLIGIIYKARKSARLQSFPDWFEFKGSEESRCKQIGNAVPPLLAKALAVYVKAYLKFHQTSTRNKDNLLNHPIQLSFNFVGKHTYKAL
- a CDS encoding alpha/beta hydrolase; protein product: MKIKPLYEFPFSWQNKTPENITSDCQWLELIIRTSAPFSEAWIKARIVQLAYPNPPGSVPSADNIPTYAGLESEREIVQAIRSICDLKQYPCLAETIDEQYVTLTLNSWRSKKFSQAVSRNFEIYADRLHNNVFLITSTASISLHVERQLPPLVRYRPLFNIQEFAQIIKQKSCQRLTLRTHGYANNSRNFYKAFMAEADALNRTNNPSQENTDTDVTSLDEKHFYVGYHWPSEQPIISPGLWVDFRYHANIVSKFLFVIALFSLAFGTILYLLLKLFVIPLLVSLGTFSSVAELGKAINFSNTVDIAVSLYWIIPAIFVLWAIFMQILRVVAYQRDRYRALHYGAPDLGEFFWRLDKALTTQEKRNQTKEKISNIEEPLPPPPKKSRIIVNLIGHSMGGLLLVNVLRLLADRFGKDDRGSLEPDFITITTEEGQELRARPENEDDSDSIGEHLLLDKLILASPDIPLEFLREGRNNYVRSAMRRCRQIYLFSSDRDIVLRYLATLGNWFSEPSIEMSGYRLGNVFLQRTSPKDPTSSYRLLIRNMFHPRSAVKATSAYDLFQKFNYIDCSEMQGVNGVNLPLNPITALPIDILNAVFYAFKIDPHGGYFFTFTPSFAIIKLLITLEDASDTNINLQINTLIEKTKLRFLASQPFMTPPPPLSQTLNVSKET
- the ispD gene encoding 2-C-methyl-D-erythritol 4-phosphate cytidylyltransferase, with the protein product MHLLIPAAGMGRRMGSDRNKLLLSLLGKPILAWTLAAVGASDSIEWVGIIGQPSDWPAFEEILAMVSLRLPVVLIAGGETRQESVYNGLQGLPADAKRVLIHDGARCLGTPSLFDRCAEALLGCQGLVAAVPVKDTIKVVDEALVIRDTPDRRNLWAAQTPQGFEVNLLKQCHEKGRSLGWEVTDDAALFELCGLPVSVVEGEETNLKVTTPVDLAIAEFILRQRRNQ
- a CDS encoding glycosyltransferase family 9 protein; this encodes MRILALVPGGIGDQILFFPTLEDLKRSYPNAKIDIIAEPRSKAAYRVNKYFHDKSLNVVNFDFKDRNGLADWGNLLGIMRDVEYDAVLSLGQIPTLGLLLWLTGIPKRVGYNTAASWFLTNSLPLKTDQYKAETYHDLLQGFGITTACPNLSVTLLKEDIAWAEREQQRLGIKNSGYILLHSGVTQVTKTNGIDQIYPVNNWQKIIQDIQKRQPQLPVVAIKGPEDEELVSELLQACPGLKLTSPENVGELAAMIAGANLMICTPGTPMHLAVAVQTYTIALLGPSEPKQLLPNSDKYIGIQSNTAAMADISPETVIKKIWGES